A single genomic interval of Sulfurovum sp. TSL6 harbors:
- a CDS encoding response regulator transcription factor — protein sequence MARILVLEDDKLFNETLEDFLEEEGHVIHCALDPYSALDLTYEHVFDLYLFDVNLPYENGFELLEKLRQSGDDTPCIFITSREDKASLKEGFEKGGDDYIHKPVDLDELFLRMQAVLRRQVRSEIVQIDTYQFDILTKTLYQNDKALELSMKGSELLLTLLEGQGRVVPLDQIKERLWSSSEEASDGALRVYIAQLKKYFPTQIQNVRGVGYQMSIK from the coding sequence TTGGCACGTATACTGGTATTAGAAGATGATAAACTGTTCAATGAGACACTGGAAGACTTTTTAGAAGAAGAAGGGCATGTCATACACTGTGCTTTAGATCCTTATAGTGCACTTGATCTCACCTATGAACATGTGTTTGACCTCTATCTTTTTGATGTCAACCTACCCTATGAAAATGGTTTTGAACTTTTAGAAAAATTACGTCAAAGCGGGGATGATACACCTTGTATCTTTATTACCTCCAGAGAAGACAAAGCATCACTCAAAGAGGGTTTTGAAAAAGGAGGGGATGATTACATCCATAAGCCTGTAGATCTGGATGAACTTTTCTTGCGTATGCAGGCTGTACTACGCAGACAGGTACGTAGTGAGATCGTACAGATAGATACCTATCAGTTCGATATCTTGACAAAGACCTTGTATCAGAACGATAAAGCATTGGAATTGAGTATGAAAGGGAGCGAACTTCTTCTTACTTTGTTAGAAGGCCAGGGACGAGTGGTCCCTTTAGATCAAATAAAAGAACGTCTTTGGAGTTCTTCAGAAGAAGCTAGTGATGGGGCATTAAGAGTGTATATCGCGCAACTTAAAAAATATTTCCCTACGCAGATACAGAATGTACGTGGAGTAGGTTACCAAATGAGTATTAAATGA